A single window of Vigna unguiculata cultivar IT97K-499-35 chromosome 1, ASM411807v1, whole genome shotgun sequence DNA harbors:
- the LOC114177042 gene encoding pentatricopeptide repeat-containing protein At5g06540, translated as MSYGSGSNSILKMLRLKNPKLVLLESCCSVEDLKIVHAHLLRTHLFFDVFVASRLVAFCIDSTTNLLHYALRVVSQIKSPNLFIYNALIRGCSTSQYPQNSFHYYIKALRFGVIPDNITHPFLVKACTQLESAPMGMQAHGQIVKHGFELDFFVQNSLLHMYATVGDIKAARSIFQRIGRFDVVSWTSMIAGYHRCGDVESACQLFDRMPERNLVTWSTMISGYARNNYFDKAVEMFEVLQAEGVVANETVMVGVISSCAHLGALAMGEKAHDYVMRNNLSLNLILGTAVVDMYARCGDLGKAVKVFEQLPEKDVLCWTALIAGLAMHGYAEKVLWYFSEMLKTRVVPRDITFTAVLSVCSHAGMVEKGLEIFESMKEDHGVEPRLEHYGCMVDLLGRAGKLGEAEKFILEMPVKPNAPIWRALLGACRIHKNVEVGERVGKILLEMQPEHSGHYVLLSNIYARANKWKDVTIMRQMMKDKGVRKPPGYSLIEVDGKIHEFTIGDKTHPEIEKIERMWEDIILKKIKLAGYVGNTAESLFDIDEEEKESALHRHSEKLAIAYGIMKIRAPLPIRIVKNLRVCEDCHTATKLISKVFQVELIVRDRNRFHHFKEGTCSCKDYW; from the coding sequence ATGAGCTATGGCAGTGGCAGCAACTCAATTCTGAAAATGCTGAGGCTGAAGAATCCCAAACTTGTGTTGTTGGAGAGTTGTTGCAGTGTTGAGGACCTCAAAATCGTCCATGCCCATTTGCTAAGAACCCACCTTTTCTTCGATGTCTTTGTAGCAAGTCGCCTCGTTGCTTTCTGCATAGACTCAACTACCAACTTGCTTCATTACGCCTTAAGGGTTGTCTCCCAAATAAAAAGTCCCAACCTTTTCATCTACAATGCTCTCATCCGAGGTTGTTCCACCAGCCAATATCCACAAAATTCTTTTCACTATTACATCAAAGCTCTACGCTTTGGTGTCATACCTGATAATATCACTCACCCTTTTTTGGTTAAAGCGTGTACTCAGCTTGAGTCTGCACCTATGGGCATGCAAGCACACGGTCAAATTGTTAAGCATGGATTTGAACTTGATTTTTTCGTTCAAAACTCCCTTCTTCATATGTATGCAACTGTTGGGGACATAAAGGCTGCAAGGAGCATTTTTCAGAGGATTGGTCGGTTTGACGTGGTTTCGTGGACTAGCATGATTGCAGGGTATCATCGGTGTGGAGATGTTGAATCTGCATGTCAACTGTTTGATAGAATGCCCGAGAGGAATTTGGTGACGTGGAGTACGATGATTAGTGGTTATGCTCGGAACAATTATTTTGACAAAGCGGTTGAGATGTTTGAGGTTCTTCAGGCGGAAGGGGTGGTGGCTAATGAGACTGTGATGGTTGGTGTCATATCTTCTTGTGCTCATTTGGGGGCTCTTGCAATGGGGGAGAAAGCTCATGACTATGTGATGAGAAATAACTTAAGTTTGAATCTGATTCTTGGGACTGCTGTAGTTGATATGTATGCAAGATGTGGGGACCTTGGGAAAGCTGTTAAGGTTTTTGAGCAACTGCCGGAAAAGGATGTGCTTTGCTGGACAGCTTTGATTGCTGGACTGGCCATGCATGGTTATGCAGAGAAAGTACTGTGGTATTTTTCAGAAATGCTGAAAACTAGAGTGGTTCCAAGGGACATTACGTTTACTGCAGTGTTGTCAGTTTGCAGCCATGCAGGGATGGTTGAGAAGGGTTTGGAAATATTTGAAAGCATGAAAGAAGATCATGGAGTGGAGCCAAGATTGGAGCACTATGGATGTATGGTTGATCTTCTTGGTCGTGCAGGGAAGTTGGGAGAGGCAGAGAAGTTTATTCTCGAAATGCCTGTGAAGCCAAATGCTCCAATATGGAGAGCACTACTAGGAGCATGCAGAATTCACAAGAATGTAGAAGTTGGGGAGAGGGTGGGGAAAATTTTGTTAGAGATGCAACCAGAACATAGTGGTCATTATGTGCTACTCTCGAACATATACGCTCGCGCAAATAAGTGGAAAGATGTTACTATTATGAGGCAGATGATGAAGGACAAAGGAGTAAGAAAGCCACCTGGATACAGTCTCATTGAGGTAGATGGAAAGATTCACGAATTTACAATTGGAGATAAAACACACCCGGaaatagagaaaatagaaagaatgtGGGAAGATATAAtactcaaaaaaataaaactagcaGGGTATGTTGGAAATACAGCGGAGTCATTGTTTGACATTGATGAAGAGGAAAAGGAAAGTGCACTTCACAGGCACAGTGAGAAGCTGGCCATTGCATATGGAATCATGAAGATTCGAGCTCCTCTACCCATTCGGATTGTTAAAAACTTGCGTGTCTGTGAAGATTGTCACACAGCTACTAAGTTGATTTCAAAGGTTTTCCAAGTAGAGTTGATAGTGAGAGATCGAAATCGATTCCATCATTTTAAAGAAGGCACGTGTTCTTGTAAGGATTACTGGTGA